One region of Mycobacterium riyadhense genomic DNA includes:
- the cysD gene encoding sulfate adenylyltransferase subunit CysD yields MASDVKVSPAPGQYELSHLRLLEAEAIHIIREVAAEFERPVLLFSGGKDSIVMLHLALKAFRPGRLPFPVMHVDTGHNFDEVIATRDELVANAGVRLVVASVQDDIDAGRVVETIPSRNPIQTVTLLRAIRENKFDAAFGGARRDEEKARAKERVFSFRDEFGQWDPKAQRPEVWNLYNGRHHKGEHIRVFPLSNWTEFDIWSYVGAEKVKLPSIYFAHRRKVFQRDGMLLAVHRHMQPRAEEEVFETMVRFRTVGDVTCTGCVESTAATASEVIAETAVSRLTERGATRADDRISEAGMEDRKRQGYF; encoded by the coding sequence ATGGCCAGCGACGTGAAGGTCAGTCCCGCACCGGGGCAGTACGAGTTGAGTCACCTGCGCTTGCTGGAGGCTGAGGCGATCCACATCATTCGAGAGGTTGCTGCCGAATTCGAGCGACCGGTGCTGTTGTTCTCCGGTGGCAAGGACTCGATCGTCATGTTGCACCTGGCGCTCAAGGCATTTCGGCCGGGGCGGCTGCCCTTCCCGGTGATGCACGTCGACACCGGTCACAATTTCGATGAGGTCATCGCAACCCGCGACGAGCTGGTGGCGAACGCCGGGGTCCGGTTGGTGGTGGCGTCGGTGCAGGACGACATTGACGCCGGCCGGGTCGTCGAGACCATCCCGTCGCGAAACCCGATACAGACCGTCACGCTGCTGCGCGCGATCCGGGAGAACAAGTTCGACGCGGCATTCGGGGGAGCCCGGCGCGACGAGGAGAAGGCGCGGGCCAAGGAGCGGGTGTTCAGCTTCCGCGACGAGTTCGGCCAGTGGGACCCAAAGGCCCAGCGGCCCGAGGTATGGAATCTCTACAACGGACGTCATCACAAGGGTGAGCACATCCGGGTCTTTCCGCTGTCCAATTGGACCGAGTTCGATATCTGGTCCTATGTGGGTGCCGAGAAGGTCAAGTTGCCCTCGATCTATTTCGCGCACCGGCGCAAGGTTTTTCAACGCGACGGGATGCTTCTTGCGGTGCACCGGCATATGCAGCCGCGCGCCGAAGAAGAGGTCTTCGAAACCATGGTGCGGTTCCGTACCGTCGGCGACGTCACCTGCACCGGATGCGTGGAGTCGACGGCCGCCACCGCGTCGGAGGTCATCGCCGAGACAGCGGTGTCGCGGCTGACCGAACGGGGCGCTACCCGGGCCGATGACCGGATCTCGGAGGCCGGAATGGAAGACCGCAAGCGGCAGGGCTACTTCTGA